CCTGGGAAACAAACCCGCCCTTCGGAGAGTTGAGCACTGTTGACTCAACTATTCGAGGAGTGCACATGTCCGACCCCCGCCTCCTGCCCGTCCTCCCGCTCGATGACGACGTCGTGCTGCCGGGCATGGTGGTCCCGCTCGACCTCGGCGACGCGGAGACCAGGGCCGCAGTGGAGTCCGCTCAAGCCAAGACCCCCGCCACCGCCTCGTTCCCCGGCATCCGCTCCGGTGCGGCGAGCAAGGCCGAGGTCCTGATCGTTCCCCGGGTCCACGGCGAGTACGCCGAGGTGGGCACCGTCGCGACCGTGGAGCGGATCGGCCGCGTCCCCGGCGGCAAGGCCGCCGTCCTGCTCCGCGGTACCGCGCGTGCCTCGGTCGGCCGGATCGCCGACGGCCCCGGCGCAGCCCGCTGGGTGCACGCCGAGACCGCCGAGGACGTCACCGACGACCGTTCGGCCCAGCTCGCGTCCGACTACAAGGCCGTCGTGATTTCCCTGCTGCAGCAACGCGGCGGCTGGCAGATGATCGACGCCGTCCAGCAACTCGAAGAGCCGTCCGCGATCGCCGACCTGTCCGGCAACGCGCCGTACCTGAACACCGACCAGAAGCTGGAACTGCTGACCGCGCTCGACGTGAGCGCCCGGCTGGAGAAAGCGCTCGAGTGGAGCCGGGAGTACCTGGCCGAACTGGAGGTCACCGACACCATCCGCAAGGACGTCGCGGACGGGATGGAAAAGCAGCAGAAGGAATTCATGCTGCGCCGCCAGCTCGAAGCGATTCGCAAGGAACTCGGCGAGCTGGACGGCACCGCGGCCGACGACGACTACCGCGCCCGGGTGGAAGCCGCGGATCTGCCGGAAGCGGTCCGCAAGGCCGCGCTGGCCGAGGTGGACAAGCTGGAACGCACGTCCGAACAGTCGCCGGAAGGCGGCTGGATCCGGACCTGGCTCGACACGGTGCTGGAGCTGCCGTGGAATGAGCGGACCGAGGACGTCTACGACATCGCCGCCGCCCGTGCCGTGCTCGACGCGGACCACGCCGGACTGGACGATGTGAAGGAACGGATCATCGAGTACTTGGCGGTGCGCAAGCGCCGCGCGGAGTCGGGCCTCGGCCCGGTCGGCGGCCGCCGCTCCGGCGCGGTCCTGGCGCTCGCCGGTCCTCCCGGGGTCGGCAAGACCTCGCTGGGCGAATCGGTCGCGAAGGCGATGGGACGCAAGTTCGTCCGCGTCGCGCTGGGCGGCATCAGGGACGAGGCGGAGATCCGCGGCCACCGGCGCACCTACGTCGGCGCGCTGCCCGGCCGGATCGTCCGCGCGATCAAGGAAGCCGGTTCGATGAACCCGGTCGTGCTGCTGGACGAGATCGACAAGGTCGGCGCGGACTACCGCGGCGACCCGACGGCCGCGCTGCTGGAAGTGCTGGACCCGGAACAGAACCACACGTTCCGCGACCACTACCTGGAAGTGGAGCTGGATCTGTCCGACGTGGTCTTCCTGGCCACCGCGAACGCACTGGAGACCATCCCCGGCCCGCTGCTGGACCGGATGGAACTGGTGACGCTGGACGGCTACACCGAGCACGAGAAGGTCACCATCGCGCGGGATCACCTGCTGCCGCGCGAACTGGATCGGGCCGGTCTGACGGCCGGCGACGTGACGTTGACCGATGACGCCTTCAGCCGGATCGCCTCGGAGTACACCCGGGAAGCGGGCGTGCGCGACGCGAACCGGACGATCGCGAAGGTGCTGCGGAAGATCGCGACGAAGGTGGCGCTGGAAACGGTTTCGCTGCCGTTGACGGTGGCCGCCGCCGATCTGGAGACCTACCTGGGCCGACCGCGGCACGTCCCGGAATCCTCGCTGCCGACCGCTACCCAGCGGACGTCTTTGCCAGGCGTGGCAACGGGTCTGGCGGTGACCGGGGCGGGCGGCGACGTGCTGTACATCGAAGCGTCGCTGGCGGACCCGGAAAGCGGGTCGACCGGCCTGCAGCTGACCGGGCAGCTGGGCGACGTGATGAAGGAGTCGGTGCAGATCGCGCTGTCGTACCTGCGTTCGCACGGCGCGGAGCTGGAACTGCCGGTGGGCGACCTTCGAGAGCGGGGAATCCACGTGCACGTCCCGGCGGGCGCGGTGCCGAAGGACGGTCCGTCGGCGGGCATCACGATGACGACGGCGCTGGCCTCGCTGCTGTCGGGCCGGGTGGTC
This sequence is a window from Amycolatopsis benzoatilytica AK 16/65. Protein-coding genes within it:
- the lon gene encoding endopeptidase La, producing MSDPRLLPVLPLDDDVVLPGMVVPLDLGDAETRAAVESAQAKTPATASFPGIRSGAASKAEVLIVPRVHGEYAEVGTVATVERIGRVPGGKAAVLLRGTARASVGRIADGPGAARWVHAETAEDVTDDRSAQLASDYKAVVISLLQQRGGWQMIDAVQQLEEPSAIADLSGNAPYLNTDQKLELLTALDVSARLEKALEWSREYLAELEVTDTIRKDVADGMEKQQKEFMLRRQLEAIRKELGELDGTAADDDYRARVEAADLPEAVRKAALAEVDKLERTSEQSPEGGWIRTWLDTVLELPWNERTEDVYDIAAARAVLDADHAGLDDVKERIIEYLAVRKRRAESGLGPVGGRRSGAVLALAGPPGVGKTSLGESVAKAMGRKFVRVALGGIRDEAEIRGHRRTYVGALPGRIVRAIKEAGSMNPVVLLDEIDKVGADYRGDPTAALLEVLDPEQNHTFRDHYLEVELDLSDVVFLATANALETIPGPLLDRMELVTLDGYTEHEKVTIARDHLLPRELDRAGLTAGDVTLTDDAFSRIASEYTREAGVRDANRTIAKVLRKIATKVALETVSLPLTVAAADLETYLGRPRHVPESSLPTATQRTSLPGVATGLAVTGAGGDVLYIEASLADPESGSTGLQLTGQLGDVMKESVQIALSYLRSHGAELELPVGDLRERGIHVHVPAGAVPKDGPSAGITMTTALASLLSGRVVRADVAMTGEVSLTGRVLPIGGVKQKLLAAHRAGMKTVIIPQRNEPDLDDVPAEVLSQLTVHAVANVREVLELALAPASSSSSAVPQAA